The Chanodichthys erythropterus isolate Z2021 chromosome 1, ASM2448905v1, whole genome shotgun sequence genome segment acggttggagttaaaaatcatcatttgtgttctactgaagaaacaaagtcacctacatcttggatgtgctgggggtaagcagataaacataaattttcatttttgggtgaactatccctttatgctcaacaaggctgcatgCATTTAATCAAATaccagtaatattgtgaaatatttaaaatttaaaataatcatttaaaaaaaaatcatcattacTCCCGTCTTCAgaatcacatgatccttcagaaatcataatttgctgatttagtgctcaagaaacatttcttattattataaacattgAGAATGGTTGTGCTGCTAAAAAATTTGTGAGttttgatgaatggaaagttcaaaagaacagcatttatttgaaatagaaatgttttgtaacattgtaaatatctttactatcactttgtaattttattttgtaatttactTTGTAATTTTATTGAATTAATGTGTCCTTAGTGTACATTATGTACATCATTTTTCTTTCAGCTTATGAAGTCTGTGAACGAGATGTGTCCTGATATCACCCGCATTTACAGCATTGGCAAAAGTTACATGGGCCTTAAACTGTATGTGATGGAAATCTCAGACAACCCAGGCAAACACGAGCTAGGTGAGTTTGAGTCCCAACACAAGTTAACCTACCACCaactatagagggtatgcattgaCGTTACTTTCCCGCCGGAACACACCCCCTCAGCTAGACTGAAAATTGAAACTGGATTGCATGAAACTGCAAAAACATGAGTAAAACAAATGATTATTAGTTTAACGCAACCAAAGGTTGGACTTGATatagtgttccttacaacttacCAAAGATCCAGTGATctatggatattgacatgcagccaggaatcatGAACTAAATATGTATGTAACAACAAAGGGTATGTGGAATAGAGTTTTCTGTGGTGCTCTTTGGGCACAGTTATCAGTTTTTATGCTGCAACGAGAGCAATTGGAACATAGCCCAAAAACCCTCTGCATCTCTTTCACTCACTCTCATTCAGTCTGATTTGCCCTGTCTATTTACACTGGGCAACTCTAGTGTTTGCATTGGCCTGTGGGCTAGAGATTGGTTCCTTGGTGAGTGAGGTTGCCAGCTCTGGCAGTGGTTTACTCGTCTCCTGCCAGCACTCATAGCGCAGACTGGAGCCAGGGATGCAATTGCAGAAGGCCGTGGCGGCAGACCTCAAAAAGCGTCTACAGCATGAAAGTGGGAAGAAATAACCTCATCCGGTGTTATAAAATCATAGAGCATTTCACAAGTGGATCAAAGCATGTGGCGATTCTGCTTAAGAGGAAATCTGATTTGATTAATCTAAAGTCTCTACGGGAACAATGGAGAAATGCCAGCCTACAAGAAACCACAAGTTATGGCCTCTTTGGAAACAGATTAGCTTTATGTTGGCTGTGCTTATGAAATGAGAACAGTATGAAAGTGCATTTGTGTGCTCTAGTCTTCCAAGCCACATGGATCATGTCTGAGGTCAAATAACACACCTAAATGTCATTATTGTCATAACCGCTTTTTCGTATTGACAGTCCTTTCCTATTCAGTTTCATTGTCTGATCTCCACCCAAATGAACCATTAATCTTTTCAAATCTGttttgatatataaatatagagaCAAAATAAATGCAACAGTGACCAAACACAGCCTTGATTCTCAAGTTGTATGCCTCAAACTAAATCGACCAGCTCCAACGTGAATCACAATATTAAAAGAACAAAAAGGTCCAAAACTGTGTCCTTAAAATCTGATGAAATTAACTATAATGGATCAGTGAATGAATGACaactaaatacaaaaataatggtACAATGTCAAACAACTGATTAGAATTAAAaccaatattttacatttgttgtaatataaacattttcttCAGCTCGCTTTCAATGTACTATACTATACTGATAAGAAAAACTCAGTAAACTTGTTTTGTGAGTAAATTTAAGGGCAAACGACACAAGCCCTCTTCAAGCTATAGGATGTTAAAAATCTTTGTGTCTAAAGAAGATTTATCATTTGATAttatttgatatatattttataaatacacacacatatatgtgtcATTTGTGAGAGACTAACTCAGTTACATCATTCACAGTTTTCtctagagctgctttatagatgaactgaactcatttcatatttgatgatCTTAACACAGTTGCGATGTGTTAAGATCTGAATCAATCTTTgaattcagtgttgattcagttctgaatcagaactgaatcaacactgaactgacctCAGCAGaacaatgacaccattttcttttaagagctgctgtacagcaGAAATGAACTAcatcattatttatataaaacgtgatttgacaaaaaaataGGCTGAAATTAAATTGACTAAAGGAAGCAAATCAACAAACcatcaaataataaaaacctGAGTTCATGACACATCCgccttaaaaaaatgtataagttattggtaaaaaaaaattatgtttttatggagaatgatttttttttacttgtagATCATGAGTACTGTGCTCTACACAGGAGAGGAGACATTCTCATTTTTTCCTAGCCTGTCTGATGGGtatatcatttttttgtttggttgCACACTCAATACGAATCAGTCGCTTGTTGTTTCAAGGTTTTCCAGACTTGTGCATATCTTGtctgcatttaaagggatagttcacccaaaaatgaaaactctaggcatttctcaatgtcaaggatacttccttggcaggtctggtccttccaagtcacttccttcagaggctaagcgaggctcctctttagcattcggagaacacgtaaatggaacagactagcaagtgcatgtcattgcgtcattacgtcagtGAAAAGGTAAAAGAAATGCCGGTGACGGCAACCAAGCTAACAATTGTTAAATGACGGTCCGGTTCAGTTAGCCATCAAtaacgtaatttgtatttgtataatttataatatcaatacgATAGTAATTTGTACTGACATTTaaacgttaaactttatttatctgacatatttactacagttataacaaatgtttggtaacgtaaatatccttacatttgaaagcatattgccCGCTAACGTCCGACATTTTTGCGACAAGATCGCAAAGCTGCGcgcataggattgtgggtgattttAGAGCGCGAAGGCtacacatatgcatcctttcctgtatatgggatatttttctaacaaaggactcagtccttgtttgaaattccaaggatcctcgacattggaacagtccttcaacggatgtcgatgacgtagcatcctcgaaattctggcttctgaggatccttccttgacattgagaaacgcctccggtcatcatttactccccctcaagttgttccaaacctatatacatttctttgttctgctctACACAAAGTGTACACTTTGACTGCCATAGTATTTTTACTAGTGTACAgtagaacaaagaaatttatacaggtttggaacaacttgagggggcgtaaatgctgacagaatttgcatttttgggtgaactatccctttaaatcaatGGCATATCAATGTTGTGTTCTGGATGTGGGGGTCAAAGTTCAGTTAGTTACTTCTCTGGAAATTCCTCCTCTTTGGTGGGATGGATCATGTTTTCTCAGTGGGGCTAACGAGAGCCAGATTGCAGAGACTGAATGGGTCGACTGTTAACCAAATAGTGCAGAGAAAGAGGAGGGGGAATTTAACCTTCCAGAGGACCTGAACCTAATGACGCTCAGTTTCACTGTCAAAACAGACGCAACTTGTGCTCCTCTTGACTGACAAAGAGGCAGCAAGCTGCAAGCCGAATCAATATTTATAGAAGTAAATCAGCCAAGCTTGGTCAGATATGCACAGATGCAGCTCAAGAGCACATGAGCTATTTCCTGTTTTTGCTTAAAAATTCAGAAAGATGGCACATTAAATGTGCCTGTTTTTTTCATTGTATCCTAAATTTCAAGGTATTATAAATGAAAAAGGCCATGAATCCCTAAATTCTTCTTTATCATCATGTAAGCATGGCTTCTCTGAGACAGATACAATTGACtacatattcatttttatgttttagcaAGCTACTAATTTATCAGCATTCTCAAACATGTTACATAAAAAGCATTTTCCCCCACTTCCAGTTTTACACCAAAAAGAAATGCATGATACTTTTGACAAATGTCGAAAATGGTCACATTGGATCAAGCCTCCAGTAATATCAGTGGCTTAAAAATAGTTgcttttattttacataatgGTAAACTACTGAATGCTACTCACCTTCTCTCTGTAGACCAGCTATCAAACACTGTCATTTGTGAAATACTTTAATCAATGGTGGCAAATACTGTTGTAAAATGGGCGTTTCTACAATATAATCGAAAACTGAAATTaagtttttacttttaaattatcCACTCCAATAAGTGTCACTAAAGTCCGTGgctatagacccttttcacagactgtgatgatgCATTTCCACAGTTATTTACAACGCAAAtcttgtaatttgtttattttattttatgtatatttataacacTACACTGTTATATTATACAGTGTTATATTACCTGGTCATTAATGCCTGCTGTGTGAGTGTTTCTAATACAATGGCTGAGGGATGCTGAATACAATGCTGATGTCTTTCTcccttttttgtatttttctatTGAAGCAAACTGGAatgcaaaaattatatttgttgtcTTCCACTTCTGAGAACCCCAGAAATTTGAAAATTGTCCACTGCCAATAAAGCAAAAAcaatagtgtacctttaatcaCAAGCTAAATAAGTGAGCACTAATAAATAACccttaaaattttaaaacaaaaaatgttggCCTGACAAATTATGAAAAGAACTGATcttgaaaacaaaacatttaacagACAAGCAGAGATTTCTGCCTCTCTGAGCTGCTAGAGAGGGGGTGCCAGATTTCAGACACCTCTGTTAGCACACTGTATAGAGGAGGTGTAGAGAATCTGGGCAAAGCATGGAGTTACATTTCAAAACAGAGCCCCACATCTGTCTATACAAGTACCATAACACTCCTAATAACTGCACACACCTAATCTAACTTCTGTGAAGGAGCATAACAATCTAAAAACAGTTTGGCTCCCCCTGCAGGTGAACCTGAGTTCCGCTATGTGGCCGGTATGCATGGAAACGAAGTGCTCGGGAGGGAAGTACTGCTCAACCTGATGGAGTACATATGCCAGGAGTACAAACGTGGAAATCAGCGCATAGTTCACCTAGTCAAAGAGACACGCATCCATCTTCTACCCTCGATGAACCCTGATGGCTATGAAATGGCTTACAAAAAGGTAGAGTGGGGAAAGCAATGGATATTCTGAATTttctgaaatcattttaatatactgatttgatgCTTAAGAATCATTATCAATGtcaaaaacagttgtgctgcctcatttttttgtgaaaactatgatacattttttcaggattctttaatgaatataaagaaacagcttttatttgaaatagaaatcttttgtaacattatccTTGCCAAATACTTCATTtctattaatttctttccaaataataataaaaaaaaaaataataaaaatcttactgaccccaaatgttTGAAACGTACTGTACATGCATCATATAACCATCATAACATTATTCATTGCACACTAAATAacctttataatataattaatcttaaatattttaaacaagcTCAATAAATCAACAACTTCATAAcacttgtgttttgttttacaggGTTCAGAGCTGGCCGGGTGGGCACTGGGTCGCTATAGTTATGAAGGCATTGACATGAATCACAACTTTGCAGATCTGAACACAGTGATGTGGGATGCCATCGAACTAGAAACAGACAAGTCGAAACTAATCAATCACTACTTTCCCATTCCAGAGCACTACACTTCAGAAGACGCTATGGTAAAGTAGGCCTGTAAAGATCATATATGGGATCTCACACCCTTCCCATCTTTAAATGACTTAAAATGATAATTCATGTAATTTTGCCataatattttagataaattATTTTGGTCTTTTATCAATTATTTTGGTCTTTATATTGAAGGTGGCTCCAGAAACGAGAGCCGTCATCAGCTGGATGCAGACCATACCATTTGTTCTCAGCGCTAACCTGCATGGAGGAGAGCTGGTGGTCACCTACCCTTTTGACATGACCAAAGACTGGGCCCCTAAAGAGCACACACCAACCCCTGATGACAGCTTTTTCCGCTGGCTGGCCACCGTTTATGCAAGCACCAATCATGTGATGTCCAACCCAGACCGAAGGCCCTGCCACAATGAGGACTTCCTTCGTTACAATAACATTATTAATGGAGCGAACTGGCACACTGTGCCAGGCAGTGAGTACTGCTGCTATTGTGGCTTTTGAGATCATGCTCTTTGCTGATAAAacttcacatatatatatatatatattacacacacacacagtgtgtacggaaagtattcagacccccttaaatttttcactctttgttatattgcagccatttgctaaaatcatttaagttcatttattcagcaaggatgcataaaattgatcaaaagcgtaaaattgatcaaaagtaaagacatttataatggtacaaaatatttgtttaaaaaaaatgctgatctTTTGAAATGTCTATTCATCAACATtgcaataataagaaatgtttaagAAACAAATCagaagaatgatttctgaagactggagtaatgatgctgaaaatttattccatcacagcaataaattacattttaaaatatatttaaatggaaaacttactttaaattgtaatatttcataatattagtttttactgtatttttgatcaaataaatgcagccttggtgagcattagagacAAAAATTTTATCGACCCCAAACCTTCGgactgttgtgtgtgtgtgtgtgtgtataaacctgagttcacctacatcgtggggaccagccgccagtccccacaatgtaaattaattaataaaaatactaaatgatgtttttgtgagaaaataaaggtgtgcacagtttcctgtgatggttaggtttagggttaggggtagggtaggaggaaagaaagtacggtttgtacagtataaaatgcattgcggcctatggaaagtccccacaattgacaaaaacaaacgtgtgtgtgtgtgtgtgtgtgtgtgtgtgtgtgtgtgtgtgtgtgtgtgtgtgtgtgtgtgtgtgtgtgtgtgtgtgtgtgtgtgtgtgtgtgtgtgtgtgtgtgtgtgaacccTGATTACATGCATTTAACGCTTCATGTGACCCATCTTCTTCTGTAGGTATGAATGACTTCAGTTACCTGCACACCAACTGTTTTGAGGTGACCGTGGAGCTGTCCTGTGATAAGTTCCCTCATGTCAGTGAGCTGCCTATAGAATGGGAGAACAATAAAGAATCTCTCCTTGTCTACATGGAGCAGGTACAACATATCGCATACAAAAACCCAGCAACCACTAAACATTAAGCAATTAATCTTATATGTCATGTCTAGACACCTGAATATGTCAGGACAATGTGCAACCAATCTGTTTGTCAATATTTGTCATCAGGTGCACAGAGGAATCAAAGGAGTGGTTAGGGACAAAGACACTGAAGCCGGCATCGCTGATGCCATTATCAAAGTGGATGACATCGACCATCACATAAGATCAGGTAATACTAAAAATTAACAGGTAAtactattaattatattataattaaaatgatgcattacttgaataaataataaaaacattataaactcTCATTTGTTcaatctgtaaaaataaaaagattctCCTGTCATTTTTCAGCTTTTGATGGAGACTTCTGGCGTCTGTTGAACCCGGGTGAATATGACATCACGGTGACTGCAGAGGGATATTTCCCTGCCACTCGAAGTTGCAGGGTCGAGTACGAACATTACCCCACTATCTGCGACTTCCACCTTACCAAGACACCAAAACAGCGGCTGAGAGAGATCCTGGCCAAGGGCGGCAAGATTCCCAAAGACCTGCAGCTTAGACTCCGGCAGCTGCGCATACGGAAACTGCGTGCCAGTACTAAGCTTATTAACCAACGCAGGATGTCACAGCAGCGCAGGGCTAGGGGGGCCCACAACTAGACTGACCTTTAACCTCTGACCTGCTGGCCAAGTACAGAATTAAACTGTATCAATGTCCATGGCAAATGCAATTTAAATGGGCCTGTAAATGGATTTGCCTTTTTCTATGGTAACATACAttgtatattatacatttgaggatttgtaaattaaattacacacaaaaatgtcTCAAAACtgttttatacttttatacTAGACACTGTTATTAATAATGTCAACGATGCTGTTGTTGGAAAGTTTGGTTTTTATGCTAATCTGTGCCCACATTTGTGCATAGAGTTGCAAATACAACATCTCAGTCTGGAACTGATGTTTTGTCAAATGGTTTCTTTAACTGTtcagtgtttatattttgttttgctaTATATTGTAACCTTGAAAGTCATCAAGAGTTGATATCTGCTGAAATATATACCGAATATAATGCTCATGAAAGCACttggatgttttgtttttaaggaAACTTGCCAAacgaaaaattaaaaaacagcaataacaCCACTGGTATTAAGATAAACATACAAAAGCATACCTCAATGTCCAAATATGAGCAGTTACAGAGATCCGAATGAAATGGATATCATTTGTATATAACTAAACTTTTGTAATAAAATACTTCTCGAAGTAAACAATATGAATGAACTTGGCCTAGTGCCGTTTATATGGACGCCACTGTCTCTGTTTAAACTGTGACTGTCAACAGATGGCGCTGTGGTGGTTTTGGAGATTTCAATAGGGTACAGatttatagaaaaataaataaatatgctttCAGAATACATTGAATCTACTCTGTCTTTTGTAATACTTGTGATACATTCCTAactatttgttttaaataaaaagtgaGCGACTCAGTGACGCAAATGTTTTGCGAAATACATGACGTCATATTCAAGCGACTTGTCATGCCTGGATCATTTTGACATTCCGAATGTAAAGGATGAATGTGTACATACGGTGAAAAATAAATTATCTTTTACTAAATATTCAACGCGAAAATGATGTGATAAACAACTTGCTTATCTAAAGTTTGGAACCGCAAACGAAAGTGAGGATTTTGTTACGTTTCTTCCAGTTGACCAGCAGCCGGTAAATTTACTGTAACAGTCTGACCAGGTTAAAGGTGTTATGactgatgattttatatatataagcattttaatatttttaattggtGTTTTTCACACAGTTTTGTTTCCATGGGTTGAGTTTTATTGTAAAATGACTAGTCTGTTTAATTAAAATCTTAGaattttttaacacaaaaaggTGAATTATCTAATAtatggcatgtttgtgtgtcaaGACCAAGAGTGAGCTAAAGTATATGAAACATAACTGGCTATGATATACATATCATAGTTTGAAATGTGttcaataaaaatgacacaAACTAATCTTTAATCATAGGCAGGCAACGAGCAATCAATACttgcatgttgttaacattatacCTTTAAACAATTAGTAAACATGTGCACAAACAAAAGCAAGATGTTTTCTACAGAGAAGTCCAAACACAGGATATGCAATTAAGGTGATGCCAACTAGAATAGTTTGATCTGTTCATAATGTCTGCAAAACTAGAAACAGAAGGGTTTAGCTTTTGTGTGCAGACATTTCTGAGATTCCTCCTTGATCCTTTGAGGTTATTTTTTTCAGAGGTTCATCCATAATGATGTGGCTGAAGCTTACCAGGTCAGCGACATTTGTGACTCTACGGATATGTCGCCAAAGCAACATAGCAACTCTGAGGCCTGACATCAGAAGCATCTCTCAGGGTTTCTCCTGCCTGGACAGCAAAACTCAAACCATCAAGCCTCTCTGCAGCAGGTCACCCCTCTTAGCTGGACATCCCTCCATCACACTGGCCCTGGGGCTTCAACCCAGAAGAACTATAACCACAGACCGCTCAAGCTGGTATGAGAGCATTGCAGACTCCACACCCGTATACCTCACAGAGCAGCTCCTTGTGTCCGCTCATCAGATGACGGGACTGCCGTGGTGGGCCAGCATCGTGTGCACTACACTGGCTCTGCGTACCGCCATCACTCTCCCCCTGGGAATCTATCAGTCGATCATCATTGCAAAGGTGCAGCCAGGTCATTACAGCAAGAGGCTGTTGCAGCCGTTTTCTATGTCTGGATCTTTGGTTGCGTAAAATCTTGTTAGCaatggtgttttgttttttgttttagctATACACAGCCATTCAGATGTTTGGggtggtaagattttttaatgtttttgaaagaagcctgctatgatcaccaaggctgcattcatttgatcaaaatacaataaaaactggaatatttttacaatttaaagtaactgttttctcttttgaatatatttatttttaagtttacttttgtaatgcaaagctgaattttcagcgtcattactccagtcttcagtgtcacatgatcttttagaaatcattctaatttgctgatttggtgctcaaggaacatttattattattattatcaatgttgaaaacagttgtgctgcttagtgtttttatggaaacaatgataataaaaaaatcaggattctttgaataaaaagttttaaagaacaacatttatttgaaatagaaatgttttataacattataaatgctttttactgtcacgtttgattaatttaatgcatccttgctgaataaaagtgttcatttctttcaaaaaaatccttactcaccccaaacttttgaatggtagtgtatgttgtGATGAGTATATTGTCATCAAATACTTTTCACCTATTTCTTCTAATTCACAGGCAgagctgggtagattacttatgaattgtaatcagttactgattacaaattacatgGCAAAATTTGTAATATAATCTCTTagattttacatttttggtaacgtaatctgactacttttggattacatttagattactttgTGCTAACCCTTATTTGATGTCACATATATTGTAGGATAATCTTGTACTATTTTGACAGATACATTTTggaatatacaaaatatattccAAACAATATAACAAGAACCTCAACAGATTCTTGAAAAGTGCAGTGTATGGACAGTTAATACTTCAAAATACTAACACTAATGTACCTGTTagtaacactgaataaaacaaaatcttatgattttaaaacaaatttacttaaaattaagtaaatttagaaaacagcagcattacaaaaacaaatattgtaaaacatgaaatattcacagcAATATCACTGTTACTTCAAATATTTAatctatatttcatatatattattattattatattatttcatatatattcatCTATATTTCCCCCTCACCGCCGGAAAAACTCGAAGAATCACAAACGTACATAAGCGGCaggtttattatgaaaaaaacataaatgttaaaaaattagGAGAATCAATGATTTGTGAACAACTTACTGccattgtgtaaataatatgtaatcatgtaatacataaaaaagtaactgtagcctgattacaagtattttaaaaagtagtttactctaattacaagtacttgatttttggaatctgattacgtaatccagattacatgtaatctgttACTACCCAGCTCTGTTCACAAGCCCATTTTGTCTTTTCTTAATGATGATATATTCTTTCTCTAGAATTTCATTATATGCCTTTTCATAATTCCTTTTTTAAAGTCTACTTATGGCCATTTTCCACCTCATTTCTGACACTTTGTGCTAACAAGATGCGATAGACAATAAAAAtgggcagtcgtggcctaatggttagagagtcagaccgGTAACCCAAAAGTTGTGGGTTCGAATCTTAATACAGACAGGAAATGTGCCCTTGAgtaaggcacctaacccccaatcattTCCTGGGTGCCACAGCAAATGGCTGcccacttgtgtgtgtgtgtgtgtgtgtgtgtgtgtgtgtgtgtgtgtgtgtgtgtgtgtgtgtgtgtgtgtgtgtgtgtgtgtgtgtgtgtgtgtgtgtgtgtgtgtgtgtgtgtgtgtgtgtgtgtgtgtgtgtgtgtgtgtgtgtgtgtgtgtgtgtgtgttcactactcactgctcctaatgtgtgtgcaaatCAGGTTCCAGCCCTGTTTAGTtccaaccctgctccaacaCACATACCTGTAGTTTTCAAATAAGCCTGAtttgattagctggatcaggtgaATTTAATGTCATGTCACTGTCACTTAAAGTGTCAAGCAATGGACATCTATTCCATGATACAGTTCTCGTTGTGGTGATTTctgaatatttttaattttcataaatGGTCTGAGTGGGCTAgaaatggagctttgccttgtGAATGGATGGTACATCAAACACAGATTTTAAaaacttacaaaaaatatttttcacattATGTCCCTTTCAATAAGGATGCAAAATGACTAGGTTAAAAGTGAATCATTGAGCCAGTTCTCGTgtgaatttctttgtttttctgtaCTTAGTGCAGTATGGGAGGCACATATTGGAGATCAGCAGATATCACAGAGTAAACACTAGAGGTCATGTGCCTTATTGAAAATCTCAGCTGTGTGATGTTTCTCTTGCCAAAAAGGAGGACTGAAACAAAAAGAATGTGCTCCCCCTCCTTCTTCCTTCCCTACTGATGTCCCAGAGTGTGAGAACATTAGCTGTAGAATGTCAGATCATCTCTTTAAACTGATATCTTGATATCTAAACAAACAGAGATGAGGCCAAATCATTTGTCCTTTTTAATTCAAGTTTGATCTGTAGTCATTGAAAATATGTGTGTTGGTGTCTGTATctgaaaatg includes the following:
- the cpxm1b gene encoding probable carboxypeptidase X1 isoform X1 is translated as MAPTVILLSLLTFIVVLVGGVTNSPSLKKSSIAASYNLNNTQTTSATGSARARIKHRTTGTYGNISPSKVSRFSKKVKPTEATTRALKTTEGGTKTLKATTFKPTQATTRALKPTTVKPFKSTKGTTKALKPTLKWTEVSTKALKPTTVKPTVTTTATRTTTTPVRFHTEDLNENIDKNVERRVWNTKESEQPPVFECPPLGLESLKVKDSQIQASSYKRMGLGPHRGRLNIQSGVEDGDIYDGAWCAQYKDQNQWLQVDAKKLTRFTAVILQGRSSIWSLDYVETFKVQVSNDTIKWKPCMNGTEEAVFEGNKDSETPVLAILPEPAVAQYIRINPQTWFKNGTICLRAEIMGCELPDPNNIYPWQAEEGTKDKLDFRHHNYNEMRKLMKSVNEMCPDITRIYSIGKSYMGLKLYVMEISDNPGKHELGEPEFRYVAGMHGNEVLGREVLLNLMEYICQEYKRGNQRIVHLVKETRIHLLPSMNPDGYEMAYKKGSELAGWALGRYSYEGIDMNHNFADLNTVMWDAIELETDKSKLINHYFPIPEHYTSEDAMVAPETRAVISWMQTIPFVLSANLHGGELVVTYPFDMTKDWAPKEHTPTPDDSFFRWLATVYASTNHVMSNPDRRPCHNEDFLRYNNIINGANWHTVPGSMNDFSYLHTNCFEVTVELSCDKFPHVSELPIEWENNKESLLVYMEQVHRGIKGVVRDKDTEAGIADAIIKVDDIDHHIRSAFDGDFWRLLNPGEYDITVTAEGYFPATRSCRVEYEHYPTICDFHLTKTPKQRLREILAKGGKIPKDLQLRLRQLRIRKLRASTKLINQRRMSQQRRARGAHN
- the cpxm1b gene encoding probable carboxypeptidase X1 isoform X3 is translated as MAPTVILLSLLTFIVVLVGGVTNSPSLKKSSIAASYNLNNTQTTSATGSARARIKHRTTGTYGNISPSKATTRALKPTTVKPFKSTKGTTKALKPTLKWTEVSTKALKPTTVKPTVTTTATRTTTTPVRFHTEDLNENIDKNVERRVWNTKESEQPPVFECPPLGLESLKVKDSQIQASSYKRMGLGPHRGRLNIQSGVEDGDIYDGAWCAQYKDQNQWLQVDAKKLTRFTAVILQGRSSIWSLDYVETFKVQVSNDTIKWKPCMNGTEEAVFEGNKDSETPVLAILPEPAVAQYIRINPQTWFKNGTICLRAEIMGCELPDPNNIYPWQAEEGTKDKLDFRHHNYNEMRKLMKSVNEMCPDITRIYSIGKSYMGLKLYVMEISDNPGKHELGEPEFRYVAGMHGNEVLGREVLLNLMEYICQEYKRGNQRIVHLVKETRIHLLPSMNPDGYEMAYKKGSELAGWALGRYSYEGIDMNHNFADLNTVMWDAIELETDKSKLINHYFPIPEHYTSEDAMVAPETRAVISWMQTIPFVLSANLHGGELVVTYPFDMTKDWAPKEHTPTPDDSFFRWLATVYASTNHVMSNPDRRPCHNEDFLRYNNIINGANWHTVPGSMNDFSYLHTNCFEVTVELSCDKFPHVSELPIEWENNKESLLVYMEQVHRGIKGVVRDKDTEAGIADAIIKVDDIDHHIRSAFDGDFWRLLNPGEYDITVTAEGYFPATRSCRVEYEHYPTICDFHLTKTPKQRLREILAKGGKIPKDLQLRLRQLRIRKLRASTKLINQRRMSQQRRARGAHN
- the cpxm1b gene encoding probable carboxypeptidase X1 isoform X2; translated protein: MAPTVILLSLLTFIVVLVGGVTNSPSLKKSSIAASYNLNNTQTTSATGSARARIKHRTTGTYGNISPSKVSRFSKKVKPTEATTRALKTTEGGTKTLKATTFKPTQATTRALKPTTVKPFKSTKGTTKALKPTLKWTEVSTKALKPTTVKPTVTTTATRTTTTPVRFHTEDLNENIDKNVERRVWNTKESEQPPVFECPPLGLESLKVKDSQIQASSYKRMGLGPHRGRLNIQSGVEDGDIYDGAWCAQYKDQNQWLQVDAKKLTRFTAVILQGRSSIWSLDYVETFKVQVSNDTIKWKPCMNGTEEAVFEGNKDSETPVLAILPEPAVAQYIRINPQTWFKNGTICLRAEIMGYPNNIYPWQAEEGTKDKLDFRHHNYNEMRKLMKSVNEMCPDITRIYSIGKSYMGLKLYVMEISDNPGKHELGEPEFRYVAGMHGNEVLGREVLLNLMEYICQEYKRGNQRIVHLVKETRIHLLPSMNPDGYEMAYKKGSELAGWALGRYSYEGIDMNHNFADLNTVMWDAIELETDKSKLINHYFPIPEHYTSEDAMVAPETRAVISWMQTIPFVLSANLHGGELVVTYPFDMTKDWAPKEHTPTPDDSFFRWLATVYASTNHVMSNPDRRPCHNEDFLRYNNIINGANWHTVPGSMNDFSYLHTNCFEVTVELSCDKFPHVSELPIEWENNKESLLVYMEQVHRGIKGVVRDKDTEAGIADAIIKVDDIDHHIRSAFDGDFWRLLNPGEYDITVTAEGYFPATRSCRVEYEHYPTICDFHLTKTPKQRLREILAKGGKIPKDLQLRLRQLRIRKLRASTKLINQRRMSQQRRARGAHN